The following nucleotide sequence is from Clostridiisalibacter paucivorans DSM 22131.
AAATGAAACAGTTTGCTATTATAGGATGTGGTAGATTTGGAACCAGTGTTGCTGAGACATTATATAATATGGGCTATGATGTATTGGCTATAGATAAAAGTGAAGAGAGGGTTCAAGAGATATCTAGCAAGGTAACTCATGCAGTTCAAGCTGATGCTATAGATGAAAATACATTGAGGACTTTAGGGATTAGAAATTTTGATGTGGTCATAGTATCTATAGGTTCTGATATGCAGGCTTCTATTATGGCTACAATGATAGCTAAAGAACTAGGGGTTAGGCTAGTATTGACTAAGGCACAAAATGAACTCCATGCTAAAGTATTAGAAAAAACTGGTGCTGACAGGGTTGTGTTTCCTGAGAGAGATATGGGAAGCAGAGTTGCTAGAAGTCTAGTTTCATCTAATATACTTGATTTCATAGAATTTGCCCCTGATTTTAGCATAGTCGAGGTCAGTGCTATGAAAGAATGGGAAGGCAAGACATTACAAGATTTAAAGCTCCCTACTAAATTTGGAATAAATGTTATAGCTATAAAGAGTGGGGAAATGATGAATATTTCACCTTATGCTGACGATGTAATAAAACCTGATGATATATTAATAGTTATAGGTAATAATGATGATTTGAGAAAGCTTGAAAGAAAGACTAGATAGAAAGGGTTTAATTATGGAAGTAGAAATTACTAGTACATCCAATAAAGTGATAAAAGAAATAAAATCCTTACATAGAAAAAGGGATCGCTGGAATAAAAGACGGTTTTTTATTGAGGGCGTGAAGTCTTTAGATGAAGCATTGAAAACCAGCAGTGATATATTGTATATAATTTATGGGCCATCTCTATTCGATATGGATAATGGTCATGAAATGTATAACAAAATAGTTGAATCAGATATTGACATATATAAGACCACAGATAAGATTTTAAAGGATATAAGTGATACAGAAAATCCTCAAGGGATTATAGGAGTATTGTCATTTCAGATGGAAGAACTACATCATTTATTGAATATAGAGGATAATTTTATTATAGTTTTAGATAAAGTTCAAGACCCTGGTAATTTAGGAACAATAATACGATCAGCCGATGCTTTGGGAGCTAAATCTGTAATTGTGACTAAAGGCTGTGTAGACATATTTAACCCAAAGGTTATTAGAAGTACCATGGGGTCAATATTTCATATGCCAGTAACATACTGTGAAGATATTATGGAATTAATTGTTAAATTAAAGAAGAAAGACATCAATGTTATAACCACATCATTTAGAGAAAGCATACCCTGTTATGAAATGGATTTTAATAGAGATTTTGCTTTAATTATAGGCAACGAATCTAAAGGAGTTTCCATGGATATAATAGAATCATCAGATTATCTTGTTAAAATACCAATGATAGGTGATGCAGAGTCTTTAAATGCTGCAATGGCATCGTCAATATTGATGTACGAAGCATTCAGACAAAGACATAATTTTTAGAAAATTTTCAAATAGTGGAGCTGTAGAACTTGTAATTTAAAAAACCCCATGCTATAATTTAAGTAAATAGCATTAAAGGGGTGTTAATCCTTATGATTGATGCGAAATTTTTTTGGCATTTATTTGAGCTTACTGGATCCATAAATGCATATCTTGTGTATAAAAGCTTGTATAGTAATTGAATAGTTAAAAGTTATGAAAGAGAGAGTAGGTATTATAAAACATTGCAGAGATAAGGTACCTTGGCTGTGAGTACCTTTATGGATTGTGATATTGAAGTTCCCTCTTGAACTGCTGACTTGAAAGACATTTTAAAAGTTTATTAGAGTCATGTCGGCTATTTGTCGTTATTATAATTAAGAGATTTATATTTTATGTATAGATCTATTAAGGATGGTACCGCGGAAAACCTTCGTTCCTTTTGGAATGGAGGTTTATTTTTTAAATATTAGGAAGGAGAGAATATATAATGAAGGAAAGGCTTATGGAGATTAAACAAAGGGCCATTGAAGAAATTAAAGAAGTAATAGATATGGAAGAGTTAGATAAAAAGAGAGTTGAGTTTTTAGGAAAAAAAGGTGAAATAACCCAGGTTTTAAGGGGGATGGGAAAATTATCAGCTGAAGAAAGACCAGTAATCGGAAAACTTGCCAATGAAGTTAGGTCTGTGATAGAAGCAGAAATTGAAACCCTTAAAAGAGATCTAAAAAACAAGGCTAAGGAAGCAAAGCTAGAGTCAGAAAAAATAGATATATCAATGCCTGGAAGAAAAAAGTATTATGGTCATAGACATCCATTGATGAGAACTAAAGAAGAGTTGGAAGAAATATTTATGAATATGGGGTTTGATGTGGTAGAAGGCCCTGAAATAGAGACAGTATATAATAATTTTGATGCTTTGAATGCCCCAGAAGATCATCCATCTAGGGATATGTCTGATACTTTTTATATCACAGAAAACATATTACTTAGGACCCAAACCTCTCCTGTACAAGTAAGAGTTATGAAGCAAAAAGAACCACCAATAAAGATTGTGTCTGCAGGAAGGACATTTAGATTTGATGATGTAGATGATACACATTCTCCTATGTTTCATCAAATGGAATGCCTTGTAGTTGATAAAGGAGTGACCCTTGCAAATCTAAAGGATACTATAGATATATTTGTTAAAGAATTATTTGGTAGTGATTTTAATACAAGGTTTAGACCCCATGACTTTCCATTTACAGAGCCCAGTGCTGAAGTAGACGTATCCTGTTTTAAATGTAAAGGAAAGGGTTGTGACAATTGCAATGGCACTGGATGGGCAATGGAGCTTCTAGGATGTGGAATGGTACATCCTAATGTATTGAAGAAATGTGGTATAGACCCTGAAATTTACAGTGGATTTGCTTTTGGATTAGGTATAGATAGGGTTACTATGGTTAAATATGGATTGAATAATATTAGACTATTATTTGACAATGATATGAGATTTTTAGACCAATTTTAATATATTATGTGATTCTATATGCTGAAAATTAATATAAGGAGGAGTAAGTAATATGTTAGTACCAGTTAAGTGGTTAAAAGAATATGTGGATATAAATAATTTAGAGACTAAAGAACTTGCAGATAAACTCACCATGTCAGGGTCTCATGTGGACTCTATAGAGCTTGTAGATAAAGGAGTGGAAGGAGTAGTCGTAGGAAAGATATTAGAAATTAATCCCCATCCTAATGCTGATAAACTTGTAATTACAGTAATAGATGTTGGAGAGAAAACTCTACAGATTGTTACAGGAGCAGATAATATAAATGAAGGAGATTATATACCTGTTGCATTACATGGTGCTAAATTACCAGGAGGTATCAAGATAAAAAGAGGAAAACTTAGAGGGATAGAGTCTCAAGGTATGTTATGTTCGGCACAAGAATTGGGTATAGCAGAAGACTTAGTACCTAAAAAAATAAAAAATGGTATATTTATATTGGATAAAGAATATCCCATTGGCAGAGACATAAAGGAAATTTTAGAATTATATGGAGAAATAATAGAGTTTGAGATAACTCCAAATAGACCTGATTGTTTAAGTATTATAGGTATGGCAAGGGAAACGGCTGCTACATTAGGTAAAGAATTAAAACATACTAAAATTAATATAGAAAACGAATATGAAGATATTTATGAATATATGAATGGTATAGAAATAAAAGATGAAGATCTATGCAATAGATATTATGGAAGAGTTATTAAAAATGTAAAGGTAGAAGAATCTCCAATGTGGATTCAAAGAAGACTTATTGAATCGGGGGTTAGACCTATAAATAATATAGTAGATATAACTAATTATGTAATGCTTGAAATGGGTCAGCCTCTACATGCCTTTGATTTGAACAAACTAGAGGGAAAAAAGATTATTGTTAGAAGGGCAAAACCAGAGGAGACAATAGAGACATTAGATGGAACTGAAAGAAAGCTTACAGAGGAGATGTTGGTTATAGCTGATGAGGTCAAACCCGTGGCATTAGCTGGTGTTATGGGAGGACTGAATAGTGAAGTTACAGATATAACAGATACCATATTAATTGAATCTGCTAATTTTGACAAAAGAAATATAAGGTTGACATCTAGAGCTGTGGGACTTAGAACAGAAGCATCTAGTAAATATGAAAAGGGATTGACATCAGATATAGCAGAAATGGCTTGTAATAGAGTATGTCAACTGATAGAAATGGTAGAGGCAGGAGAGGTTATAGCAGGGTATATAGATGTATATCCAAAAAAATCTGAAGAAAAAAAGGTAAATGTGAGAATAAATAAAGTAGAAGAATTACTGGGTATAAAAATAACAGAGGAACAGATGATAGATATATTAGAAAGATTAGAATTAAGATGTAAGATTAAAGACAATGAAATAGAGGTTGATGTGCCTTCATTCAGACAAGATTTAGAGATTGAAGCAGATATAATCGAAGAGATAGGAAGGGTATATGGATTTCACAATATACCTTCACAACCTTTAATGGGAAGCCTTTCTAAAGGTGAGAAATCTAGACTTAGAAGAATAGAAGATTTAGTGAAGAATATTTTAGTGGGAATGGGTTTAAATGAGATAACAACATATTCTTTTATTAGCCCTAAAGATTTTGACAAGATATCTTTACCAGAAAGTAGTTTTAAGAGACAATATGTAAAAATAATGAATCCTTTAGGAGAGGACTATAGTGTTATGAGGACTACCCTTATATCTAATATGATGGATGTATTGTCTAAAAACTATAAAAAAGGCATAGAGAGGTCATGGGCATTTGAAACAGGCAATATATTTATTCCCAATGGTGTCCCTGTAAATAGTTTGCCATATGAAATAAGGACTTTATCTATTGGTATGTACGGAGATGTGGACTTTTTTGATTTGAAGGGTATAGTTGAAGAGCTTGGTAATGTATTAGGCATTAAAGACATAGAGTATATGCCAGAAAGAAATAATAATACATTTCATCCTGGCAGAACCGCTACTATTGTAAAAGGGAATCATGTTTTAGGTGTATTAGGAGAAATACATCCTGATGTGACAGAAAATTATGGTGTAAAAGATAGGACTTATGTGGCAGAATTGGACTTAGACATAATTAATCTATTGTCTAATTTAAATAAAAAGCACAAAGAATTGCCCAAATATCCAGGAATGACAAGGGACATATCTATATTGATAGATGATGATATAATGGTGAAGGATATTGAAAAAATAG
It contains:
- a CDS encoding potassium channel family protein produces the protein MKQFAIIGCGRFGTSVAETLYNMGYDVLAIDKSEERVQEISSKVTHAVQADAIDENTLRTLGIRNFDVVIVSIGSDMQASIMATMIAKELGVRLVLTKAQNELHAKVLEKTGADRVVFPERDMGSRVARSLVSSNILDFIEFAPDFSIVEVSAMKEWEGKTLQDLKLPTKFGINVIAIKSGEMMNISPYADDVIKPDDILIVIGNNDDLRKLERKTR
- a CDS encoding TrmH family RNA methyltransferase, encoding MEVEITSTSNKVIKEIKSLHRKRDRWNKRRFFIEGVKSLDEALKTSSDILYIIYGPSLFDMDNGHEMYNKIVESDIDIYKTTDKILKDISDTENPQGIIGVLSFQMEELHHLLNIEDNFIIVLDKVQDPGNLGTIIRSADALGAKSVIVTKGCVDIFNPKVIRSTMGSIFHMPVTYCEDIMELIVKLKKKDINVITTSFRESIPCYEMDFNRDFALIIGNESKGVSMDIIESSDYLVKIPMIGDAESLNAAMASSILMYEAFRQRHNF
- the pheS gene encoding phenylalanine--tRNA ligase subunit alpha — encoded protein: MKERLMEIKQRAIEEIKEVIDMEELDKKRVEFLGKKGEITQVLRGMGKLSAEERPVIGKLANEVRSVIEAEIETLKRDLKNKAKEAKLESEKIDISMPGRKKYYGHRHPLMRTKEELEEIFMNMGFDVVEGPEIETVYNNFDALNAPEDHPSRDMSDTFYITENILLRTQTSPVQVRVMKQKEPPIKIVSAGRTFRFDDVDDTHSPMFHQMECLVVDKGVTLANLKDTIDIFVKELFGSDFNTRFRPHDFPFTEPSAEVDVSCFKCKGKGCDNCNGTGWAMELLGCGMVHPNVLKKCGIDPEIYSGFAFGLGIDRVTMVKYGLNNIRLLFDNDMRFLDQF
- the pheT gene encoding phenylalanine--tRNA ligase subunit beta, translating into MLVPVKWLKEYVDINNLETKELADKLTMSGSHVDSIELVDKGVEGVVVGKILEINPHPNADKLVITVIDVGEKTLQIVTGADNINEGDYIPVALHGAKLPGGIKIKRGKLRGIESQGMLCSAQELGIAEDLVPKKIKNGIFILDKEYPIGRDIKEILELYGEIIEFEITPNRPDCLSIIGMARETAATLGKELKHTKINIENEYEDIYEYMNGIEIKDEDLCNRYYGRVIKNVKVEESPMWIQRRLIESGVRPINNIVDITNYVMLEMGQPLHAFDLNKLEGKKIIVRRAKPEETIETLDGTERKLTEEMLVIADEVKPVALAGVMGGLNSEVTDITDTILIESANFDKRNIRLTSRAVGLRTEASSKYEKGLTSDIAEMACNRVCQLIEMVEAGEVIAGYIDVYPKKSEEKKVNVRINKVEELLGIKITEEQMIDILERLELRCKIKDNEIEVDVPSFRQDLEIEADIIEEIGRVYGFHNIPSQPLMGSLSKGEKSRLRRIEDLVKNILVGMGLNEITTYSFISPKDFDKISLPESSFKRQYVKIMNPLGEDYSVMRTTLISNMMDVLSKNYKKGIERSWAFETGNIFIPNGVPVNSLPYEIRTLSIGMYGDVDFFDLKGIVEELGNVLGIKDIEYMPERNNNTFHPGRTATIVKGNHVLGVLGEIHPDVTENYGVKDRTYVAELDLDIINLLSNLNKKHKELPKYPGMTRDISILIDDDIMVKDIEKIVWDNGDGLIEKVELFDVYKGKQVPEGKKSVAYSIKYRSYKKTLTDEEVTKVHDKIINELSQRLNAVLR